The genomic region TAACGAGATCTATATCAATTTCTGATGCAACGTTCGCTACTCGTGTAAACTCTATTCTTCGCGCTACTTCTTTGGCCTTGTTTTCATCGTATTTATGCTCTTCATCTAGGTAAATGTACATGATTGGTGTTGATGGCTCTCGCCTAGCATCAACAAGCTCTATAAAGCGCGGCAATCCAAGAGTTACGTTAAATTCTCTTATACCTGCATAATGGAATGTTCTCAGTGTCATTTGGGTGCCTGGCTCACCTATTGATTGAGCTGCAACAGTGCCTACAGGTTCGCCTGGCTCGACCATACTGTATTCGTACTCGGAGAGCACATACTCAACTATTTTCTTGGCCTCCTCGGGTAATAATCCATATTCTTCAGTGGTTTTCTGAAGCTTTGCTTCAAGCTCGTCATAGATCCGCTTGGGGAGCTTGTTTTTAGCCTCAGTAAGCACTGGCTCTATTTCTTTCTTTAATTCGTCCCAAGAGAAGACAAGCTTCGCACTCATGGCTAGACCCTCCACCCAATTACTCTTTCTATTTCACGATCAATGTTAACAGCCTTCCCATGTGCGCTCCTCATGGGGTCAACTCCGTCCTCGCCATAGACGAACTGCACGACCTCACCATAAGGTGTGCGCACAGTTCCGTCATACTCTACTCTAAGGTCTTGTAGTGCATTTATGAGGCGGCGCTGCATGTAGCCACTCTGTGATGTACGCACAGCAGTGTCGACAAGGCCTTCGCGGCCACCTGCAGCGTGGAAGAATACCTCAACGGGCGATAATCCGTCATAGAAGCTAGAGTAGACAAAGCCTCGTGCCGCAGGGCCCAGATCACCTGGCTTGAAGTGTGGCAGGAAGCGGCCCAAGTAGCCTCTGTGAATTCTTTCTCCTCTGACCGACTGCTGGCCTAGGAGTGCTGCCATCTGTGTTATGTTTAGCTCGTTTCCACGAGCACCTGTACGGGCCATTATGAAGACATTGTTGAACGGGTCTAGATAGTTAACGGTAATATCTTCAACCTTCTTACGCGCCTCTGATAAGACGTCTAGGATTCTAAGTTCAAGAGACTCTTCTAGGGTCCTTCCAGGTACGGGTTCAAGTTTGCCTTGCTTGTAGATTTCTATCAGCTCGTATACCTTTCTTTCAGCTTCTTTCAAGACCTCTCGGATCTTCTCCTTAGCCTCTGGCGGGAGCGCCACGTCGTCTATTGTCATAGTGAAGCCTCTTTTCTCTATGAAGCGTATGAACATCTTGAACATGTGGTCATATACGTAGCGCGCATAGTCAGTACCATACTCCTTTATGAGCCAGTGCATCATGTTCTCTGGCTGCTCGGCACCAATGGCTTTCTTGTCGAGCACACCCGTTAGAAGTTCACCCTTCTTGATTGTTATGAATGAATCGTTCCAGCACCACTCGTCATCGCAGGCGAAGATGCCGGCAGACACTCGTGCCTTTCCTCTAAAGTTAAACTCTTTTGGCAGGAAGAGACTGACGAGCTGTTTACCTGTCCACCTCTTCTTCGGCGAGAGTATGGCTGGCTCTGGTATTTCACCACGATAGCCAGCCGCGGAGAGTAGATCAACAACATCCTCTATTGAGAGGAGCGTGGCCTTGCTTGTTAGCAGGTATGCCCCGCTTATATAGTCTTGAAGTCCGCCAATTATCGGGCCACCGTAGCGTGGTGATAGTATATGGTATTGTACAAGCATTAGCTCTCTTGCTTCTGCCTGTGCTTCCTCTGTGCGTGGGACATGCAGGTTCATCTCGTCGCCGTCGAAGTCTGCGTTATATGGTGGGCACACCAGTAGGTTTAGGCGGAACGTCTTGCCTGGTAGTACTTTGACTATGTGAGCCATTATCGACATTCGGTGAAGGCTTGGCTGTCGATTGAATAGAACTATGTCTCCATCGCGTAGATGTCGTTCAACAAACCACCCGGGTTCAAGCATTTCGGCTATACGTTTCCTATCAGCATATCTTAGGTCTATTTTGCGCCCGTCACTTCTTATCACGTAGTTTGCGCCTGGCCACTTGTCCGGCCCATTTAGGACATATTTCCTCATTTCTTCGATATTCCAAGGTGTTACTGGAACACGAACCGTTAGCACCTTGGCTATTTCTACTGGAACTCCTACCTCGTTTATACTAATGTTTGGGTCAGGCGAAATCACCGTACGAGCTGAGTAGTCTACGCGCTTGCCGCTAAGGTTCCCGCGAAATCTGCCCTCTTTGCCCTTAAGTCGCTGCGCTAAGCCTTTGAGAGGTCTACCGCCGCGATGTCTTGCGACAGGTATTCTTGGAAGCTCGTTGTCAATATATGTTGCAACATGGTACTGGAGAAGCGCCCAATGCTCATCTATGAGCGTTTGAGGCGCACCGGTGTCAAGAAGCTCTCGGAGCCTCTCGTTAGTCCTGACGATATCTGCAAGCTTGTGAGTTAGGTCATCCTCGGCGTGGATACCTGTCTCGAGCACTATTGACGGACGCACATGTACAGGTGGCACAGGTAGAACCGTTAATACCATCCACTCGGGGCGTGCATTCTGAGGGTCGAGCCCAAGTAAGCGCACATCATCATTAGGTATTCGCTCTAGCCTGGTTCTTACTTCTAGAGGTGTAAGCTGTATTCTGCCCTCAGGCCTAT from Pyrofollis japonicus harbors:
- the rpoA1 gene encoding DNA-directed RNA polymerase subunit A' is translated as MVEEKIIKEIKFGILSPDEIRKMSVTAIVTSDLYDEDGRPVPGGLMDPRLGAIAPGQVCMTCGNDAKTCPGHFGHIELARPVIHVGFAKHIYDALRATCRRCGRLLLPEEELRRYLTLLNRLEDRWPLLARLLVTVVKKKASKVTECPHCGERQYKIVFEKPYTYYEDRPEGRIQLTPLEVRTRLERIPNDDVRLLGLDPQNARPEWMVLTVLPVPPVHVRPSIVLETGIHAEDDLTHKLADIVRTNERLRELLDTGAPQTLIDEHWALLQYHVATYIDNELPRIPVARHRGGRPLKGLAQRLKGKEGRFRGNLSGKRVDYSARTVISPDPNISINEVGVPVEIAKVLTVRVPVTPWNIEEMRKYVLNGPDKWPGANYVIRSDGRKIDLRYADRKRIAEMLEPGWFVERHLRDGDIVLFNRQPSLHRMSIMAHIVKVLPGKTFRLNLLVCPPYNADFDGDEMNLHVPRTEEAQAEARELMLVQYHILSPRYGGPIIGGLQDYISGAYLLTSKATLLSIEDVVDLLSAAGYRGEIPEPAILSPKKRWTGKQLVSLFLPKEFNFRGKARVSAGIFACDDEWCWNDSFITIKKGELLTGVLDKKAIGAEQPENMMHWLIKEYGTDYARYVYDHMFKMFIRFIEKRGFTMTIDDVALPPEAKEKIREVLKEAERKVYELIEIYKQGKLEPVPGRTLEESLELRILDVLSEARKKVEDITVNYLDPFNNVFIMARTGARGNELNITQMAALLGQQSVRGERIHRGYLGRFLPHFKPGDLGPAARGFVYSSFYDGLSPVEVFFHAAGGREGLVDTAVRTSQSGYMQRRLINALQDLRVEYDGTVRTPYGEVVQFVYGEDGVDPMRSAHGKAVNIDREIERVIGWRV